A section of the Falco peregrinus isolate bFalPer1 chromosome 3, bFalPer1.pri, whole genome shotgun sequence genome encodes:
- the ATP13A2 gene encoding polyamine-transporting ATPase 13A2 isoform X3, which produces MSVFTCCFFLELMSSLLRADARQTSVDSSRLLGSQRPGYGTLQRDVDKSRMEVTGYQTKTWRVALCHACSVLTAGLLLLLFHWKPSLEVQAKCKPCALGQADWVIIRDRFGQCFTTRVRTEALGEGSLEHHPGARLEDRRSSIAIGVSDEEESRDTIRLHEKEENNHLRYYLFEGMRYIWIERRQAFCKVSLLDEGWTCADLHLSQAGLDQQDHNTRRKIYGPNLIEVPVKSYARLLVEEVLNPFYIFQVFSIVLWVCDAYYYYAACIFLISTISLGLSLYETRKQSVTLQNMAKMSVGVRVRRPSGAVTFPEEMVVSSAELVPGDCISLPTDGMLVPCDAALLTGECMVNESMLTGESVPVMKTPLPAGSRAASPVYSPEEHRRHTLFCGTQVIQAKSYVGSEVLAVVTRTGFCTAKGDLISSILYPKPVSFKFYKDAVKFVLFLSILAFIGTLYSILILVKNQVPVGQIIIRALDLITVIVPPALPAAMTVGTIYAQNRLKKQGIFCISPPRINLCGKIRLVCFDKTGTLTEEGLDVWGVVPLESNHFMPIVHEPRCLPAGPLLYSLATCHTVSLLRAQPIGDPVDLKMVESTGWRLEMMEEGEGELPAFQQFGMKVLAVMKPPPEEEQPRDTKHQSPVGILRRFPFSSSLQRMSVLVKLPGEASAHLYTKGAPEMVASLCRKETVPVDFSQMLRHYTTDGFRVLGLACKTLSAVTTFEEALQLPRDSVESSLTFLGFLVMKNVLKPESAPVIHLLRNASVRPVMVTGDNMLTAMNVAKSCRMVEPKERVVFVNASPPSHDRPAALKFILAEHSQGEEQPGPQQQDGCSPQPCHFALNGKSFAVLCEHFADLLPKILIRATVFARMLPDQKTQLVCSLQELNYCVGMCGDGANDCGALKAADVGISLSEAEASVASPFTSRVANIECVPTVIREGRCSLVTSFGVFKYMALYSLVQFVSVLLLYTINTNLSDFQFLFFDLIITTTVAVLMGRTGPAQELGVERPQGTLISVLVLGSLLLQTALLITVQVLSYFITVSQSWYVPLNSTVMAPQNLPNYENTVLFCVTGFQYLILAVAMSKGYPFREPLYTNVLFLVVLILLFGLMIWLTLYPLGFPKTLLKLQGIDDLNFKLLLLGVAALNFFAAFVLETALDHGLLSCLRKLHRKKVSKKLFKRLEKELSQQQPSWPPLNEPLFATPKMSIAVR; this is translated from the exons acagcagcaggctgctggggagccaGCGGCCGGGCTACGGGACGCTGCAGCGAGACGTCGATAAGTCCCGCATG GAGGTCACAGGCTACCAGACCAAGACATGGCGGGTGGCCCTGTGCCACGCTTGCTCCGTGCTGACGGccgggctgctcctgctcctcttccaCTGGAAGCCGAGCCTGGAGGTGCAGGCGAAGTGCAAGCCCTGCGCCCTCGGCCAGGCCGACTGGGTCATCATCAGG GACCGATTCGGACAGTGCTTCACCACCCGCGTGCGCACGGAGGCTCTGGGCGAGGGCAG CCTGGAGCATCACcctggggccaggctggaggaCCGGAGGAGCAGCATCGCCATCGGCGTGTCGGATGAGGAGGAGAGCCGGGACACCATCCGGCTCCATGAGAAGGAAGAG AACAACCACCTGCGGTACTATCTCTTCGAGGGCATGCGCTACATCTGGATCGAACGGCGGCAGGCATTCTGCAAAGTCAG CCTCTTGGATGAAGGTTGGACCTGCGCAGATCTCCACCTCTCCCAAGCTGGGCTCGACCAGCAAGACCACAACACCAG AAGGAAGATCTATGGACCAAACCTCATCGAGGTGCCGGTCAAGTCCTACGCGAGGCTGTTGGTGGAGGAG GTGCTCAATCCCTTCTACATCTTCCAAGTGTTCAGCATCGTGCTGTGGGTCTGCGACGCCTATTACTACTATGCCGCCTGCATCTTCCTCATCTCCACCATCTCCTTAGGGCTGTCCCTCTACGAGACGAGGAAG CAAAGCGTCACGCTGCAAAATATGGCCAAGATGTCAGTGGGTGTCCGAGTCCGCCGTCCCAGCGGAG CCGTGACTTTTCCAGAGGAGATGGTGGTGAGCTCGGCGGAGCTGGTGCCGGGTGACTGCATCAGCCTCCCCACGGACGGGATGCTGGTCCCTTGTGATGCCGCGCTGCTGACGGGCGAGTGCATGGTCAACGAGAGCATGCTGACGG GGGAGAGCGTGCCGGTGATGAAgacccctctcccagctggtAGCCGGGCAGCCAGCCCTGTCTATTCCCCCGAGGAGCACCGGCGGCACACCTTGTTCTGCGGGACGCAGGTCATCCAAGCCAAGTCCTACGTGGGCAGCGAAGTGCTGGCCGTGGTGACCCGCACAG GGTTTTGCACAGCCAAAGGGGATCTCATTAGCTCCATCCTCTACCCCAAACCTGTGAGCTTCAAGTTCTACAAGGATGCTGTGAAGTTCGTCCTGTTCCTCTCCATCCTGG CTTTTATCGGCACACTGTACAGCATCCTCATCTTGGTTAAAAACCAG GTCCCCGTGGGGCAAATCATTATCCGTGCTCTTGACCTCATCACCGTCATCGTGCCCCCGGCTCTCCCGGCTGCGATGACAGTGGGCACCATCTATGCCCAGAACAGGCTGAAGAAGCAGGGCATCTTCTGCATCAGCCCTCCCCGTATCAACCTCTGCGGGAAGATCCGCCTGGTCTGCTTCGACAAG ACAGGAACTCTGACCGAGGAAGGCCTGGATGTCTGGGGGGTGGTCCCGCTGGAGAGCAACCACTTCATGCCCATCGTCCACGagccccgctgcctgcccgcCGGCCCCTTGCTCTACTCCCTGGCCACCTGCCACACAGTCTCGCTGCTGCGGGCGCAGCCCATTGGGGACCCTGTGGACCTCAAGATGGTGGAGTCCACCGGCTGG CGCCTGGAGATgatggaggagggggaaggtgAGCTGCCTGCCTTCCAGCAGTTTGGGATGAAGGTCTTGGCTGTGATGAAGCCTCCGCCCGAGGAAGAACAGCCACGAGACACG AAGCACCAGTCACCCGTGGGGATCCTCCGGCgtttccccttctcctcttccctgcagagGATGAGCGTCCTGGTGAAGCTGCCCGGCGAAGCCTCAGCCCACCTCTACACCAAGGGGGCACCGGAGATGGTGGCCAGCCTCTGCAGGAAGGAAACTG TGCCCGTGGATTTCTCCCAGATGCTGCGGCACTACACCACGGATGGTTTCCGGGTCTTGGGTCTGGCTTGCAAAACCCTGAGCGCGGTGACCACCTTTGAGGaggccctgcagctccccag GGACTCGGTGGAGAGCAGCCTGACCTTCCTGGGGTTCCTCGTCATGAAAAACGTCCTCAAGCCAGAGTCTGCGCCTGTGATTCACCTCCTGAGGAATGCCAGCGTCCGCCCCGTCATGGTGACAG GAGACAACATGCTGACGGCCATGAACGTGGCCAAGAGCTGCCGCATGGTGGAGCCGAAAGAGCGGGTGGTCTTTGTCAACGCCTCCCCACCCAGCCACGACAGACCCGCCGCGCTCAAGTTCATCCTCGCCGAGCACTCCCAGGGCGAGGAGCAGCCA GGTCCGCAGCAGCAGGACggctgctccccccagccctgccacttCGCCCTGAACGGCAAATCCTTCGCCGTGCTTTGCGAGCACTTCGCCGACCTGCTGCCGAAG ATCCTCATCCGAGCCACCGTGTTCGCCCGCATGTTGCCTGACCAGAAGACTCAGCTGGTGTGCAGCCTGCAGGAGCTCAA CTACTGTGTGGGGATGTGCGGGGACGGGGCCAATGACTGCGGGGCACTGAAGGCGGCCGACGTGGGCATCTCGCTGTCGGAGGCGGAGGCGTCGGTGGCCTCGCCGTTCACCTCCCGCGTGGCAAACATCGAGTGCGTGCCCACCGTCATACG ggagggcaggtgCTCGCTGGTCACCTCCTTCGGCGTCTTTAAGTACATGGCCCTGTACAGCCTGGTGCAGTTCGTGTCCGTCCTGCTGCTCTACACG ATCAACACCAACCTGAGCGATTTCCAGTTCCTCTTCTTCGACCTGATCATCACCACCACCGTGGCAGTGCTGATGGGTCGCACCGGTCctgcccaggagctgggagTGGAGCGTCCCCAAGGGACGTTGATCAGCGTCCTCGTGCTGGGCAGCTTGCTCCTTCAAACGGCTCTGCTCATCACCGTGCAGGTCCTCAGCTACTTCATCACTGTCTCACAGAGCTG GTACGTGCCGCTGAACAGCACAGTGATGGCTCCCCAGAACCTGCCCAACTACGAGAACACAGTCCTCTTCTGTGTCACGGGCTTCCAGTACCTCATCCTGGCCGTCGCCATGTCCAAGGGGTACCCGTTTCGGGAGCCGCTCTACACCAACG TGCTGTTCTTGGTAGTCCTCATCCTCCTTTTTGGCCTCATGATATGGTTGACCCTCTACCCGCTGGGCTTCCCCAAAACCCTGCTGAAGCTGCAGGGCATCGATGACTTGAAtttcaagctgctgctgctgggggttGCTGCCCTCAACTTCTTCGCCGCCTTCGTGCTGGAG ACCGCCCTGGACCACGGCTTGCTCAGCTGCCTCCGCAAACTGCACCGAAAGAAGGTGTCCAAGAAGCTTTTCAAGaggctggagaaggagctgagccagcagcagccatcctGGCCACCCCTTAACGAACCCCTCTTTGCTACACCCAAGATGTCCATTGCTGTGAGATAG
- the ATP13A2 gene encoding polyamine-transporting ATPase 13A2 isoform X1, with the protein MLSGHVHRQAGDDGWTDPVPTGDGSACTTGGVRRDSSRLLGSQRPGYGTLQRDVDKSRMEVTGYQTKTWRVALCHACSVLTAGLLLLLFHWKPSLEVQAKCKPCALGQADWVIIRDRFGQCFTTRVRTEALGEGSLEHHPGARLEDRRSSIAIGVSDEEESRDTIRLHEKEENNHLRYYLFEGMRYIWIERRQAFCKVSLLDEGWTCADLHLSQAGLDQQDHNTRRKIYGPNLIEVPVKSYARLLVEEVLNPFYIFQVFSIVLWVCDAYYYYAACIFLISTISLGLSLYETRKQSVTLQNMAKMSVGVRVRRPSGAVTFPEEMVVSSAELVPGDCISLPTDGMLVPCDAALLTGECMVNESMLTGESVPVMKTPLPAGSRAASPVYSPEEHRRHTLFCGTQVIQAKSYVGSEVLAVVTRTGFCTAKGDLISSILYPKPVSFKFYKDAVKFVLFLSILAFIGTLYSILILVKNQVPVGQIIIRALDLITVIVPPALPAAMTVGTIYAQNRLKKQGIFCISPPRINLCGKIRLVCFDKTGTLTEEGLDVWGVVPLESNHFMPIVHEPRCLPAGPLLYSLATCHTVSLLRAQPIGDPVDLKMVESTGWRLEMMEEGEGELPAFQQFGMKVLAVMKPPPEEEQPRDTKHQSPVGILRRFPFSSSLQRMSVLVKLPGEASAHLYTKGAPEMVASLCRKETVPVDFSQMLRHYTTDGFRVLGLACKTLSAVTTFEEALQLPRDSVESSLTFLGFLVMKNVLKPESAPVIHLLRNASVRPVMVTGDNMLTAMNVAKSCRMVEPKERVVFVNASPPSHDRPAALKFILAEHSQGEEQPGPQQQDGCSPQPCHFALNGKSFAVLCEHFADLLPKILIRATVFARMLPDQKTQLVCSLQELNYCVGMCGDGANDCGALKAADVGISLSEAEASVASPFTSRVANIECVPTVIREGRCSLVTSFGVFKYMALYSLVQFVSVLLLYTINTNLSDFQFLFFDLIITTTVAVLMGRTGPAQELGVERPQGTLISVLVLGSLLLQTALLITVQVLSYFITVSQSWYVPLNSTVMAPQNLPNYENTVLFCVTGFQYLILAVAMSKGYPFREPLYTNVLFLVVLILLFGLMIWLTLYPLGFPKTLLKLQGIDDLNFKLLLLGVAALNFFAAFVLETALDHGLLSCLRKLHRKKVSKKLFKRLEKELSQQQPSWPPLNEPLFATPKMSIAVR; encoded by the exons ATGCTTTCCGGACACGTCCACCGGCAGGCAGGTGATGACGGCTGGACCGATCCCGTCCCGACCGGGGATGGCTCTGCTTGCACAACCGGTGGGGTAAGGCGCG acagcagcaggctgctggggagccaGCGGCCGGGCTACGGGACGCTGCAGCGAGACGTCGATAAGTCCCGCATG GAGGTCACAGGCTACCAGACCAAGACATGGCGGGTGGCCCTGTGCCACGCTTGCTCCGTGCTGACGGccgggctgctcctgctcctcttccaCTGGAAGCCGAGCCTGGAGGTGCAGGCGAAGTGCAAGCCCTGCGCCCTCGGCCAGGCCGACTGGGTCATCATCAGG GACCGATTCGGACAGTGCTTCACCACCCGCGTGCGCACGGAGGCTCTGGGCGAGGGCAG CCTGGAGCATCACcctggggccaggctggaggaCCGGAGGAGCAGCATCGCCATCGGCGTGTCGGATGAGGAGGAGAGCCGGGACACCATCCGGCTCCATGAGAAGGAAGAG AACAACCACCTGCGGTACTATCTCTTCGAGGGCATGCGCTACATCTGGATCGAACGGCGGCAGGCATTCTGCAAAGTCAG CCTCTTGGATGAAGGTTGGACCTGCGCAGATCTCCACCTCTCCCAAGCTGGGCTCGACCAGCAAGACCACAACACCAG AAGGAAGATCTATGGACCAAACCTCATCGAGGTGCCGGTCAAGTCCTACGCGAGGCTGTTGGTGGAGGAG GTGCTCAATCCCTTCTACATCTTCCAAGTGTTCAGCATCGTGCTGTGGGTCTGCGACGCCTATTACTACTATGCCGCCTGCATCTTCCTCATCTCCACCATCTCCTTAGGGCTGTCCCTCTACGAGACGAGGAAG CAAAGCGTCACGCTGCAAAATATGGCCAAGATGTCAGTGGGTGTCCGAGTCCGCCGTCCCAGCGGAG CCGTGACTTTTCCAGAGGAGATGGTGGTGAGCTCGGCGGAGCTGGTGCCGGGTGACTGCATCAGCCTCCCCACGGACGGGATGCTGGTCCCTTGTGATGCCGCGCTGCTGACGGGCGAGTGCATGGTCAACGAGAGCATGCTGACGG GGGAGAGCGTGCCGGTGATGAAgacccctctcccagctggtAGCCGGGCAGCCAGCCCTGTCTATTCCCCCGAGGAGCACCGGCGGCACACCTTGTTCTGCGGGACGCAGGTCATCCAAGCCAAGTCCTACGTGGGCAGCGAAGTGCTGGCCGTGGTGACCCGCACAG GGTTTTGCACAGCCAAAGGGGATCTCATTAGCTCCATCCTCTACCCCAAACCTGTGAGCTTCAAGTTCTACAAGGATGCTGTGAAGTTCGTCCTGTTCCTCTCCATCCTGG CTTTTATCGGCACACTGTACAGCATCCTCATCTTGGTTAAAAACCAG GTCCCCGTGGGGCAAATCATTATCCGTGCTCTTGACCTCATCACCGTCATCGTGCCCCCGGCTCTCCCGGCTGCGATGACAGTGGGCACCATCTATGCCCAGAACAGGCTGAAGAAGCAGGGCATCTTCTGCATCAGCCCTCCCCGTATCAACCTCTGCGGGAAGATCCGCCTGGTCTGCTTCGACAAG ACAGGAACTCTGACCGAGGAAGGCCTGGATGTCTGGGGGGTGGTCCCGCTGGAGAGCAACCACTTCATGCCCATCGTCCACGagccccgctgcctgcccgcCGGCCCCTTGCTCTACTCCCTGGCCACCTGCCACACAGTCTCGCTGCTGCGGGCGCAGCCCATTGGGGACCCTGTGGACCTCAAGATGGTGGAGTCCACCGGCTGG CGCCTGGAGATgatggaggagggggaaggtgAGCTGCCTGCCTTCCAGCAGTTTGGGATGAAGGTCTTGGCTGTGATGAAGCCTCCGCCCGAGGAAGAACAGCCACGAGACACG AAGCACCAGTCACCCGTGGGGATCCTCCGGCgtttccccttctcctcttccctgcagagGATGAGCGTCCTGGTGAAGCTGCCCGGCGAAGCCTCAGCCCACCTCTACACCAAGGGGGCACCGGAGATGGTGGCCAGCCTCTGCAGGAAGGAAACTG TGCCCGTGGATTTCTCCCAGATGCTGCGGCACTACACCACGGATGGTTTCCGGGTCTTGGGTCTGGCTTGCAAAACCCTGAGCGCGGTGACCACCTTTGAGGaggccctgcagctccccag GGACTCGGTGGAGAGCAGCCTGACCTTCCTGGGGTTCCTCGTCATGAAAAACGTCCTCAAGCCAGAGTCTGCGCCTGTGATTCACCTCCTGAGGAATGCCAGCGTCCGCCCCGTCATGGTGACAG GAGACAACATGCTGACGGCCATGAACGTGGCCAAGAGCTGCCGCATGGTGGAGCCGAAAGAGCGGGTGGTCTTTGTCAACGCCTCCCCACCCAGCCACGACAGACCCGCCGCGCTCAAGTTCATCCTCGCCGAGCACTCCCAGGGCGAGGAGCAGCCA GGTCCGCAGCAGCAGGACggctgctccccccagccctgccacttCGCCCTGAACGGCAAATCCTTCGCCGTGCTTTGCGAGCACTTCGCCGACCTGCTGCCGAAG ATCCTCATCCGAGCCACCGTGTTCGCCCGCATGTTGCCTGACCAGAAGACTCAGCTGGTGTGCAGCCTGCAGGAGCTCAA CTACTGTGTGGGGATGTGCGGGGACGGGGCCAATGACTGCGGGGCACTGAAGGCGGCCGACGTGGGCATCTCGCTGTCGGAGGCGGAGGCGTCGGTGGCCTCGCCGTTCACCTCCCGCGTGGCAAACATCGAGTGCGTGCCCACCGTCATACG ggagggcaggtgCTCGCTGGTCACCTCCTTCGGCGTCTTTAAGTACATGGCCCTGTACAGCCTGGTGCAGTTCGTGTCCGTCCTGCTGCTCTACACG ATCAACACCAACCTGAGCGATTTCCAGTTCCTCTTCTTCGACCTGATCATCACCACCACCGTGGCAGTGCTGATGGGTCGCACCGGTCctgcccaggagctgggagTGGAGCGTCCCCAAGGGACGTTGATCAGCGTCCTCGTGCTGGGCAGCTTGCTCCTTCAAACGGCTCTGCTCATCACCGTGCAGGTCCTCAGCTACTTCATCACTGTCTCACAGAGCTG GTACGTGCCGCTGAACAGCACAGTGATGGCTCCCCAGAACCTGCCCAACTACGAGAACACAGTCCTCTTCTGTGTCACGGGCTTCCAGTACCTCATCCTGGCCGTCGCCATGTCCAAGGGGTACCCGTTTCGGGAGCCGCTCTACACCAACG TGCTGTTCTTGGTAGTCCTCATCCTCCTTTTTGGCCTCATGATATGGTTGACCCTCTACCCGCTGGGCTTCCCCAAAACCCTGCTGAAGCTGCAGGGCATCGATGACTTGAAtttcaagctgctgctgctgggggttGCTGCCCTCAACTTCTTCGCCGCCTTCGTGCTGGAG ACCGCCCTGGACCACGGCTTGCTCAGCTGCCTCCGCAAACTGCACCGAAAGAAGGTGTCCAAGAAGCTTTTCAAGaggctggagaaggagctgagccagcagcagccatcctGGCCACCCCTTAACGAACCCCTCTTTGCTACACCCAAGATGTCCATTGCTGTGAGATAG